From the genome of Triticum aestivum cultivar Chinese Spring chromosome 1A, IWGSC CS RefSeq v2.1, whole genome shotgun sequence:
tactATTACCCATTAAGAAGAAATTAAATAAAAATTAGTAATATAAACAAACATTGATATTTTTTGCAAATAATTTACATAGAAATTACTCTTTCTACAATATGCAAAAACAAGCATATAGTAGTGGATTTTTCACAAACAAAATTAAGTTTCATGAGAAGAATGAATTTGTGGCATTGGTATTACAGTTgatgaaaaaggaaaaagaacaaaCCTAAAACAAAATCATattaatgaagttttctaagaaagaatgaatcaATGGCTTTGTTATTACCCTTTGaataagaaagaaaatgaaatataAATTAAAACAAAATCATATTAATGAAGTTTCCTAAGAAAGAAGAATTATTGGCATTTGTGTTACCAAGGAAAGGAAATTAAAAAAATCTAAAACAaaggggcagcccggtgcatgtagctcccgcttgcgcagggtccggggaagggtaaTAATACTAGAATTAACATAGAAATCTAAAAAAATATGCAAGAACATGCATATAAAACAATTGACAAAAATTGCGCACAATTTACATAGAAATTGCACCTTTTCGATATGCAAGAACATGCATATAATACTAGAATTTTCATCCAATTTTTTTAAGTTCACCgagaagaatgaattagtggcattggtattaacaTTAAATGAAAAACAAAtcaaaactaaaacaaaataaaactaattaattgtttcaaagaatgaatgaattagtgACTTTGGTATTACCCTTCCAAAACAATGAAAATGAAATATAAACTAAAACAAAACCATAATAATGATTTTTTAAGAGAAGAATGAATTAGGGGCATTGGTATTACCcctttaagaagaggaaaaaagtaaacaaaataaaatcaaataatggAAACATTTACACATAGTTAATGAAATTACAATTTTGTTTAAGATGAAATAATAAGCATAAAATGGCGGGATTTTGAAAAATTAAGTTTTGTAAGAAAGAAAGAATTTTGTGGCATTGGTATTATCCTTAAAtggaaaataaaatgaaataaaaataagtTTCCTAGGGTATAATGAATTACCGGCATTGCTACACTTTAAGAAAATAGAAAATGGTAAAGATTTACACATAAATTGCGCTTTTTATAATATGCCAGAATAAGCATAAAAGAGTAGGATTTCAAAAAACATGTAATAAGAATAAATTAGTGACATTGATATCAACCTTATAGTAGaaagaaatgaaataaaaactaaaacatAACTAAAGTAATGAAAATTTTAAAGGTTGAATAAATTAGCGATATTGGTATTATAttttaataaaaacaaaaaacaaagcaaaaaactTGCACAAAAAATTGCACGCTTTAATATGTAAGAAATAAACATGTAATAATGCAATTTTTACACACTAATATGATTTATTCACATATTATATAGTACTTGCGTGTATACATTTTACGCTCAACCCACATCCCAAGAGATACCCAGAAAAAACGACTAAGAATAAGGAGAGCAAAAAGGGCAtacaaacagaagaaaaagaagaagcatgtcggGCCTATAAACAAGCAACAGGAAACAGGAAATGGGCTTCATCTCAATAAGAAATCGACTGATGTTAGTCGAAAATTTCAGCCCAAAAGAATACAATAGATACATCAAGAACGACGCCTGGTAGCCCATGTGGCGACGTGGCTCCGCAACCTCCCTGGCCCACCACCGCTCCCCATCCCTCTTGATCCTCTCGATGCTCTTATTGCTTTGCTTGTCCACTCATCCCCTCCCTTATCATCTCCTACCTCCAACACATAGCACCTGTAGCGAGCACCCAAATCATATCGCCGGAGAAATCACCTTTGTTCCCATGTGCTGCCCCTTTTTTCATCTAGATCGGGTTGAGATGGGGATGGCAGTCGACCGCCCCCAAAGCGCACACCGCTGATGCGAGGAGTACTCAGGGTTTGATGCAACCCTGGGAAGCCATGGGCATCCATGTCCTCGTCCTCCCCCGATGAGGCTTCTACATCCTCACGCCGACAAGATGCAAGGGGCACGGGCGGGTGCTACATCCACGGGGCGGAGAGCTACAACTAGCGACGGTGCGGGTGCTACAACCGCTGGCCAGCGAGCTGCGGCAGACACGGGGTGATGCTACAACCTCACAATGGGAAGTTGCAACCGGCATGGGCAGTGCTACAACCGGTGCCCAGCAAGCTGCAAGCGACACAACGGCGAGCTTCAACCTGGTGGGTCACCATGTCGGCGATGGAGACCATGCCGGCGGGGTGCTGCAACCATGGTGGTGAGTTTGCTGGAACcgacttttttcttcttcttttttgctacGACCGACCAAAATTTTTGCTACCTTCTGACAACGAACATCCATGGTTTTGCTTGAACCTGCAATTCTTTTGGCTGGAACCGGCTAAAGTTTTTGCTTCAAATGACTTCATTTTTTtctcagttgctcatatttgtttTTTGCGGGAATACAATACTGCAAATCTACGACAATGGCGAGCCGGAGGCGGCGACACCGTGCTTCGATGGGGTGCAGGAGTTGCTGGAACCGGCTAAAGTTTTTGCTTCAAATGAGTTTATTTTTTTTTCTCAGTTGCTCAGATTTGTTTTTTGCGGGAATACAATACTGCAAATCCACGACAATGGTGAGCCGGAGGCAGCGACACCGTGCTTCGATGGGGTGCATGAGTTGCTGGAACCGGCTAAAGTTTTTGCTTCGAATGACTTCATTTTTTTCTCAGTTGCTCAGATTTGTTCTTTGCGGGAATACAATACTGCATATCTACGACAATAGCGAGCCGGAGGCGGCGACACCGTGCTTCGATGGGGTGCAGGAGTTGCTGGAACCGGCTCTGGCCGCAAGATGCATCCGATTTTCATGGAGCTGCACCCGGCAAAGTGTGTGGCGCCGAAAAATGACAGTGAGATTGGGATGGGCCCCTCGACGGGGACGTCGCCGACGGTGAGTGAGGTAGACCATTTTCCCTCACGCGAGGTGTGCTTGTGGCGATGCGCGGTGTTGGTTgactttttcttttgtttcttggcGCGCGAAAGGTGAACGAGGACAAAGATTAGGCTCTAATCAAACGGTCGTTAGCAGGCATATCGGACGGCTGCGGGCAGACCGGCCCAAATTTGGACCGGCGCGCGCCGGCGCAGAGTGAAATCTAAATAAGTAGCGTGTTCTCCAGCGAGACACACGTACCCGTTTTCTTCTCGAGATTGTAATCGTGTGCTTGTCTGCCTCCGCAAACAATATCACAAGCACAAGTGCCAAGCTGTTTATTGTCCTCTTAGCAGAGCAACTACTCGCTCCATTTCTATATGCAAAACCACCGCCGTGAAGTTACCATTGCAATCTTGCCTGATGCAGCGAAAAAAACCGTGCCGACATGGAAACCTATTTAAACCGTTCAGTGCACTCTGTACGAACGACGAAGCAGGCGAGCTCCCGTTAACCTGTCTGCCAGCTGCTCTGCAAAATGGAGTCCCGTGCTCTCGCCCtcatctccgtcctcctcctctctctgcttCGTGCCGCGCATGCCACCACCGCCGGAACCGCCGACGGCATGGAGCGGTGGGGATACGTGGAGGTTCGGCCGAGTAAGTCCGGCGATACTGCTGGTTTCTTTGCCGTAATGTATTCGTCTCGCTGATGCTTCTTGGATATGCGCCGGCCGTTGCAGAGGCTCACCTGTTCTGGTGGTACTACAAGAGCCCCCAGGCCCAGAGGGTGTCCACGCCCACCAAGCCATGGCCGACCGTCCTCTGGCTGCAGGGTGGCCCGGTACGATCATCAATCTGCATCAGCTCGAACTTGGTTATCCTCGTCGTCGTCAATCGTATTCTTCTTTTTCTCAGGGAGCGTCGGGCGTCGGGGTCGGCGACTTCCTCGAGGTCGGGCCGCTCAACGGCGACCTCAAGCCACGcagctcgacatggctgcagaagGCCGACCTCATCTTCGTGGTCAGTCAGCGAAACAAAGAGCTCGACATGTTTCTTCTGGAGTACATTTTTTTGGCTGAATCGAGCTGTTGCCATGGGATGTGATACTGACAGGACAACCCTGTGGGGGTCGGATACAGCTACGTGGAGGACGACAGCCTGCTGGTGACCACCGATCTACAGGCGGCGGCGGACATGAACACGCTGCTCAAGGCCCTCGTCAAGGAGCTGACGACTCTGCAGAGCAGCCCGCTGTTCATCGTCGCCGAGTCGTACGGCGGCAAGTACGCCGCCACGCTCGGCGTCTCCGTCGTCAGAGCCGTCCGCGCCGGCGAGCTCAAGCTCCCGCTCGGCGGCGTGGCGCTCGGAGACAGCTGGATCTCGCCGGAGGATTTCGCGGTAActaaataaaaacctcgcaacacTTCCACCGCGTGAACTGTTGTGATTGAGATTCTGACACTGATGATGCGCGCGCGTGCATGCAGTCTTCGTATGGCGCGCTCTTGTTCCAGGTGTCGCGGCTGGATCGCAACGGCGCAGACCACGCAAACAAGTGCGGCCATGACTCGTCTCAAGAACAAAAGAGAGACTAAACATAATTCTGATCAACTCATACCTCGGATCGCCATTGATGAACAGGGACGCACAGGTGGTGAAGCAGCAGGTTGCGGCGGGGCACTACAAGCAAGCACAGGCCACACTCAACCGAATGCTCAACTGGATCATCGTCAACAGCGGCCACGTGGTAACATGGAGCGACTCATCAGAATCTTACCTTAGTAACCATGGTTTGCTCGTCCGGTTTTCTGATTGATGGACAGCTTAACGGCCCTGTTACGTAAATGTAGGACGTGTATAACTTCTTGCTGGACACCGGGATGGACCCGGTGGTCGCGGCGAGCTCATCGCCGGCGGTGCCGGAGTACTCGAGGTACCTGGAGAGCAAGTCCGTAGGGGACTCCATTCAGGAGGCCATGAACGGAGCCATCAAGCAAAAGCTCAAGATCATCCCCAAAGACCTAGTGTAAGTGGGCCTCATTCCAACAGACTCCGATTTTCACAAACAAAAACTGCCGGCCGGCTGGAATAAGACGCGTGATATATCATCACTAGTTGTTTTAAAAACTATCGGCAGATGGCAGGCGCAATCCTCCAGCGTCTATTACGCGCTGATCAACGATTTCATGAAGCCGAGGATTCAGGAGGTCGGTTGGGATATCATCATATTGCATGACAAAACTATTTTGTGctctcattttcttttttgaaattactgtttTTATAAACTTCGATTGGCACATTTCCTGCAGGTTGATGAGCTCCTGTCGTATGGTGTCAATGTGACCGTGTACAGTGGGCAGGTGAGTCATCCTTTTAGAgattcaatataaactacatatgaatgtatatagatccattttagagtgtagattcactcgttttgctctacatggtccatattgaaatctctaaaaagatttatatttaggaacggagggagcagTACTCTACTTAAGACCAATCTAATAATATGCACTATATATCTTGACATGACCAAATGCCATTTTACAATGCATGTGCTCAAAATTCAAAAACATTAACCCGTGGTAGGTACGAAATATTCCGACTTTGTCAGAGTATATTTCACATAAAGTATTCATTACAAATAGTATATTCTTTGTAGATAATACATCCAAgctagcagtagtaacttagtaaCAGAAATAGTTCTGGATTCGCTTCCAACAAAGGCACGGAAGGAAGAGAAGCTTCACCAGCACGTGGTTTGCCGCTTCGGTTCAACACTCCAACGTCAGTGAGCTGCCTTTGCTTCGTCCGTTTCTTCAGGCTCTGTTTGGCATCTAGCCCAGCCATGGATCTTGCCATCTTCTTGGGGCCATGGACAAGCCGGGACATTTGTCTGCTTTCCAGAAAGATAATTTTCTTTTCCCCTCTTGGGGTGTCCAGTACGTTAGATAGAACATGCAGGTCGGGATTGATGGCTGAAAACTAGGCAGATAAAGATTTGTGATTTGACCAGCGCAAACACTACATTGTCAACATGTGCAGCTGAAAATACACCCCAAACTATGACACCAAGCATTGTATTCAGTGAAATATGCTTGCAACAAGTTACTTTTTTAGGGATCTTTTTTAGAGAAAAAAGCAGCAGGTTACTAAAGTCTGTGAAATTTCTCTTTTGACTGAAGCTCGACGTGATCTGCTCGACTGTCGGCGCAGAAGCATGGGTACAGAAGCTCAAGTAAGAGTACAGCCAGTTTTCAGCTGTCGCTTTcggatttttgttttgttttgataaTGGGATTAAGGAAAATACTTCTCAACTGGTCGCCTGTTTCAGATGGGATGGACTGAAGAACTTCTTGGCCCTGCCAAGACAGCCTCTCTACTGTGGCTCTGCTGGAGCCACCAAGGGCTTTGTTAGATCCTACAAAAACCTGCATTTCTACTGGATCCTTGGAGCAGGGCACTTTGTAAGTAACTCTTTTGGTTCAGCACTTTTGCTACAACCTACTACAAATTATCCTGAAGAGAATGGCAGACATTACAGAGATTTTGCTAGCGTTTTATTTTTCATCTAAGGCGCCGATTCGCCGACGACTTGCAGGTGCCTGTTGATCAGCCATGCGTTGCGCTTGACATGATCGGCAACATAACACAGTCTCCGGCTCTTTCTCGCTCATAGAATTGGAGGCTCGGAGGTGCACAGAGGGGGTGGACGAAAAGGGAGCTACAGCAGTTTGCTTCGATCAGCTCGTGTTGGTCGGGGTGGTGGGGACGTGGAGAGCAACCTGGATTTAACCCGTGGATGTGGCATTGTGGCTCCCCTGTTTCTAATAAGAATGCACTTTCAGCTTCTTCGTTTCGTTGTTGCATTTTCGTattttcttagagcatctccaacacgcGTTGgtcgcgccgcgcgcaaaaaacagaTATGCCGCGTGCGCATCGTCTGatttggcgcggcgcgcagcgctggctccagcagccgcgctaaagtGCAGCGCACCCCGCTCCAGCAGCGCGcgactcgccggtgcattgcatatGGCATTTTAAACACAATaaaaatttcacacaaacaagttgatgaagttCATGCCCACGAGTTTAAAATCATgtccacaagttcatccaaccaaattcaaaatgcaaatcaagttcgatacacaaatgaaagacacatcattcttcgtcctcgtcttcgtcctcgtcctcatcttcggaagacgattcttccgcctccgaagatgaatcttcctccctctcctcatcacgcaccgcatcacgtgaagctccgacgatgttggcaagatcttcaacggcatcttcatgggaatgtgtgcgaggaggcacatcgaaagacattccgcccatggcggccggaggtgcacccatgcctcccatgagagaagcaaaactcatgccttCCATGGTGACCATAGCGTCGGGGGGTGCTCCGAAGCCAGCCATGCCTCCCATTGCACCTAAACCGCCCACGGtacctccgaagccacccatgccacccatggcgccgaggccaccgccacccatggcgccgaggccaccgtcacccatggcgccaaggccaccgccacccattgcgccgaggccaccgccacccattgcacgaaccatggctcttttttggatcaagacttcttgttgggcaagattgacatactccttttgTGCCTCATTGAGGTTAGTTGTGTCCAAGAAGAACATGTTCTTCTTCCATTCCAACAATCTAGTCCGCTCCTCATtgctcaccttcctctcctccagagccaccttcctctcctcggccgccaacctcctctcctcggccgcggcatcttgggtccttgccattttcctcaccttgttggcttcttttcttgccttcacaatagcttccatagcatttttgagctcatcatctcctctcctcttcttctttttgcttttgtctttcttgcacccatccggtcgctttggcttcgagtatgaaaccgagttgggtgtggggcatctcttgccgtcatcacttgatgcatcatcctcatcatcatcatcatccaacttAATTGTTCGCTTCCGTTTGTCgctcaaatgcaaatcatccaaatcttcacgcttcttccatttctcatcatccttcaacacttcatagcaatgagaCAAAGTAAAtacccttcctttcttgatcttccccttcttggttttctcctcttcttctttgaacaagttttgcgcaatgttgtactacatgaaaacaaagcaagttagcaccaacaacaagcaaaacaaagcaagttagcaccaacaacaagcaaaacaaagcaAGTTAGCACCAACATGTAAGATGAAATGGCACTTACTCTAtcgtcctcatttgtgccacttgggttcaacttgtcaaccgccttttgacaggtcgcccacctttgacaatccgagttgattgtcgaccaccgggACCTAAGTGATCGGTTGGAGCGGTCAACTCCACTCACGTTGCGAGCATCAAAGTGTTCCTTCATCCGGttccaataagcatctctactttgatcacctccaacggatggatccctcgacacttgcaaccaagtaatgcatagtaagatgtcatcggtgttggtgtaattgcccgctcttccttttggtgcgtcgacaatgccctcaccctcctcgtccacctcgaactcatggtcttaaaaatgcatgtcattggtttgagaccaatgcgaattgttggagccaacacccatcgttgacatgtatgcatcatcattgagactacaaatttttttgaacaatgcaaataagctatctatatgtgacgaatgcattcaaaaaataacaaaaaaaagtgAAAAGTTAGATTTTTTTTTACCTTGGaggcatttcgtcgaacatgttgtgcgcgccggccgccggctcaacgagtgagcttgCCGGCGCTTCGACAGCCGCCGCGCCCGTCGCACGCCCCGcaagcttcttcctccttgccttggaggtgccggagccgtccgccgccttgtttttcttcgccgatgtcttgcccttctttggccgcgccgcattggggagctttgaggaggagggggcggcggctcggaccggcgccggcgcgacgccacccgccgccgaggtCATCCACGACGAcatgaagaggccgcgcgcgaggccgcaggtcggaggagctccggcggaggcgaggccaacgccacccgggctagggtttgtggcggagggggggggagggggtcacGGCTATAGGacggggtgagcggggtgccggcgcGTGCGTTCATGGGTGcgggtcgccggcgccggcgcgcgcggggctTTGGAGGGGGAGAAGAAGAGCGCGCAGCGCAAGCGTCGAGTGTGCCATGCGCGGAAGCGGGCGCCGCAAATACACCGCGCGAGGTACCGGTTCCTGCCGCGCGCCCAACTGCTTATACCgcgcgcgcggttattgcgcgCCCACTGGAGCCATCCGCcgggttgcgcgcgcgctaaagtGGGTATATTTACGGCGCGGCGCCTGtttagcgcgcctgttggagatgctcttaaagaGTGCGATCGTATCAACCTTTGTTTATGTACTTTCTTTTGCAAgtcttttttttcgaaaaggaggctGAAACCTCTGCATCATTGTGATGCACACAATGACACGACCAATTCTTATTGATTAATGATTATTAAACAAAGGGTGACCATCGTTGAACCATTACAAGATATGAAATAACACCTATGATTAAGTCCTTGAGTATTCGAAAGCTTTGTGCGGTGCAGATTCAACCACTAGTGAACCAGCTTGCGAACCAACTGCCGACGTGGAGAGGAGCTTTGCTCCCGAAGAGTGGGAGGTTGTGGCTGATCAAGTCAGTCTTAGGGCATGGCCAATGCATAGCCCTAGGATGATGCTCCGTAGGCCATGTAGAATCAGATATCAGGAAAAGTAGATTCGAATGGTGTAGGGGGATCCTCGGCGGGAGGCTAGTGCTTGGGGAGAAAAAAAAAGGTCTGGTGCATAAAGCTGAAAAGGTTGAAGTGCAGAGTAGGGATGCAAGAGTAGTGAGAGTCTACTTTCTATTCTTTGATGAGGCCCATTAGTAGTAGCTTGTGTTGAAGAGAAAAAATCAATATAGATGCCTCAAACTGCTTTTTGTCATGGGGCATCTGTAACCATATGTCACCATTGTACATATGTCCTTACATGCCATCCGAACCATGCAATGCTGGCATTGGATCCACCCCCGAGACAATAACCATGAAAAAAAATATGCATATGCTTCTTGTGGTGTGCCAAAGCTGAGGCTAGAGGAGGAAATTGCACCGTGTCCTATGAATCGGCTTGTACACCGGAGTGGATGGGTAGACTTGGGGGTACCAAACTTGAAATGGCTAAACATCACAATCCAGTTGAGGTGGTTGTGGCTTACTAGTTCTGATCAGCtaaggtgtaacgccctcgatgcggctatatctcacacgtgtcgaggcacggcttagaggcataaccgcattgaaagcaatgtcgcaagtgaggtaatcttcacacaacccatgtaatacaataggggaaaagatacatagttggcttacaatagccacttcacacaatacatgaataaagcattacattcatccaaatacgatcagggcccgactacggagccaaaataaaagaagaaccccaaatgcgacaaaggtccccgatcgaccccaactgggctccactactgatcaactagaacgaaacaacacaaaggacaagatcttcatcgagctcctccttgagcttggttgcgtcacctgctcggttcaacggcacctgcaaactggttttggaagtatctgtgagccacgaggactcagcaatctcgcaccctcgcgatcaagactatttaagcttatgggtaaggtaaaggtatgaggtggagctgcagcaagcgactagcatatatgggggctaacatatgcaaatgagagcgagaagagaaggcaaagcacgaacagagaactatgatcaagaagtgatcctagaacaacctacgtcaaacataactccaacaccgtgttcacttcccggacaccgccggaaagagaccatcacggttacacacgcggttgatgcattttaaatgagttaaggttcaagttatctacaaccggacattaacaaattaccatctgcccataaccgcgggcacggctttcgaaagttcaaatccctgcaggggagtcccaacttagcccatgacaagctctcacggtcaacgaaggaatagacctcctcccgagatattccgatcagactcggtatcccgattctacaagacatcctcgacaatggtaaaacaagtccagcaaagccgcccgatgtgccgacatcctgatgggagctgcacatatctcgttctcagggcaacaccggataggtcaagctacgagtaaaaccagccctcaaatttccccgaggtggccccgcaggctgcccatttcggaccaacacttagacaagcactagcccggggggtttaaaataaagatgacccttgggctggcctaacccaagggaaaaagaggctaggtggcgaatggtaaaaccaaggttgggctttgctggaggagttttattcaaagcgaactgtcaaggggttcgcattataacccaaccgcgtaaggaacgcaaaatccgggaacataacactgatatgacggaaactagggcggcaagagtggaaagaaacaccaggcataaggccgagccttccaccctttaccaagtatatagatgcattaattaaataagatatattgtgatatcccaacaagtaaacatgttccaacaaggaacatcatctccatgttccaacaaggaacaaacttcaatcttcacctgcaactaacaacgctataagaggggctgagcaaagcggtaacatagccaaacaacggtttgctaggacaaggtgggttagaggctt
Proteins encoded in this window:
- the LOC123172358 gene encoding serine carboxypeptidase-like 51, translating into MESRALALISVLLLSLLRAAHATTAGTADGMERWGYVEVRPKAHLFWWYYKSPQAQRVSTPTKPWPTVLWLQGGPGASGVGVGDFLEVGPLNGDLKPRSSTWLQKADLIFVDNPVGVGYSYVEDDSLLVTTDLQAAADMNTLLKALVKELTTLQSSPLFIVAESYGGKYAATLGVSVVRAVRAGELKLPLGGVALGDSWISPEDFASSYGALLFQVSRLDRNGADHANKDAQVVKQQVAAGHYKQAQATLNRMLNWIIVNSGHVDVYNFLLDTGMDPVVAASSSPAVPEYSRYLESKSVGDSIQEAMNGAIKQKLKIIPKDLVWQAQSSSVYYALINDFMKPRIQEVDELLSYGVNVTVYSGQLDVICSTVGAEAWVQKLKWDGLKNFLALPRQPLYCGSAGATKGFVRSYKNLHFYWILGAGHFVPVDQPCVALDMIGNITQSPALSRS